The following coding sequences lie in one Calidithermus timidus DSM 17022 genomic window:
- a CDS encoding DUF2271 domain-containing protein — MKHRISRRSFIYRATGLALSLWAGRSLAQAPKLPAGMKLNIAFEIVAPGGFRYRPPYVAVWIENAQGLPLRTLAVWFEQSGKGLRWLNELKRWYRNNEPTEAVSGPTRLPGRYTLSWDGKDEKGNLVAQGDYYVCVEMAREHGPYELFREKVTLAQTPFKRSYSVASELKEVTLSYDKQG; from the coding sequence ATGAAACACCGCATCAGCCGCAGAAGTTTTATCTACCGCGCCACCGGCCTGGCCCTCAGCCTCTGGGCGGGGCGCAGCCTGGCCCAAGCCCCCAAGCTTCCTGCCGGGATGAAGCTGAATATCGCTTTTGAGATCGTGGCCCCCGGTGGCTTCCGCTACCGCCCGCCTTACGTGGCGGTATGGATCGAAAACGCCCAGGGCCTGCCCCTGCGCACCCTGGCGGTCTGGTTTGAGCAGTCTGGCAAGGGCCTGCGCTGGCTCAACGAACTCAAACGCTGGTACCGCAACAACGAGCCCACCGAGGCCGTCTCGGGTCCCACCCGACTGCCGGGACGCTACACCCTGAGCTGGGACGGCAAGGACGAGAAGGGTAACCTCGTCGCCCAGGGCGATTACTACGTCTGCGTCGAGATGGCCCGCGAGCACGGCCCCTACGAGCTCTTCCGCGAGAAGGTCACGCTGGCTCAAACCCCCTTCAAACGCAGCTACAGCGTGGCCAGCGAACTCAAGGAGGTGACCCTGAGCTATGACAAGCAGGGCTGA